The following nucleotide sequence is from Pleurodeles waltl isolate 20211129_DDA chromosome 8, aPleWal1.hap1.20221129, whole genome shotgun sequence.
GGGGTGCAACCAATCTTTTGGTCCCACTCCCTCTTTACCCTTGGGTCTACAGTTACCCCTTGACTCCCGTTCTCAGAGAGCCGGGGACGCTCCTCCACCCACTCCCATGCTTCCTCAGGTGTTTGGAAGAAAAACGTTTTTCCTTGGAACAGAACCTTCAATTTGCCTTGGAAAAGGAGCATCTACTGCATCTGAAGGCTCCAGAGTTTGGCCTGCACAGAATCAAAGGTGCAACGCTGCCTCTGAACTTCTCTGGTGTAGTCGGGGAAAATGAGAATCTTAATATTTTCATGACTGACTTCCCCCAGAGCCCAATGGGCAGGTTCAAACACAAAACAGGCTGAGAACTTTTCAGACGGCAGAACTCGTCGCACCCATGTATCTAGACACTGACCCACATTCAAACCTTCTGCCCCTTCCAGGAAGCCTACAAATCTCAGATTATTTCTGCGGGCCCGGTTTTTAACATCTTTCAGCCGTCACATAATATCCTTATTAAGGACCCTGCCGGCGGGGGAAATCACCACCTTCGTGTACCGGTCCATACAGCCCTGCCAGGGCAGCTTGGGACATTTATTGCCATACTGTTCCGTACATGTCTCTCCACCTCCTTCAGAGACGCAAGGGGATGTCCCTTGACGAGTCCTTCTCAAGCCGTAACCTCGATCTGTTCCAGTGGCAGGCGACTCACACACAgcagggaaggagagagagagagagagagagagagagagagagagagagagagagagagaggagggagagggagagggagagggagagggagagggagagggagagggagagggagagggagagggagagggagagggagagggagagagagagagagagagagagagagagagagagagagagagagagagagagagagagagggagggagagagaccgACCCATGCAGTGACCTGCACTCCAAGACACCAGGACACCCCAGTGCCTCTGCGGTCAATACGCACTCTCGTACGTCTCCCCCGAGGAGGCCCAGACAAACCAAGCCACGTCCACCCAGACGGCCCCCTGTGAAGAAGCGTCAGGGGCCCGGAGTGGAGAAAACTAGCCCACAGATGTGCAGTCTGTTCTGAGCACCTCCCCAGGAAGCCCCCTGCCCCAGGGAAGAGAAACACACACTATAGCCTGTCCAGAAGCTCCCCGGCGACCTTAAAGCACCATCCACCACCTCTACCTACCTACCTCCCTACCTCCctacctccatccatccatccatccatccatccatccatccatccgcgaTCTGAAAAGCCTACCAGAGGAGGTCCAGCTAAATAGGGCCACATCCATCTCAACGTCTCCTTGTCGAGGATTGTcagggccccaggaggtggtggtgggggggctcacAGATAAGCAGGCAAGGGAGGGGGACTTCATGTTGCTCCATCCCAGATGCCTTCTTCAGCGTTGTAAGCCATCAAGGCTACTGCTGCACACTCCACTTCAATTCTTGCCCccgggggattgggggggggggggggggaaccaccaTCAAATGCTGCCCATCCAAAGGTCCCCCTTCTCCCTCCAGCATGATCCCCGCCAGAGAATTTGGTGCACCTCCAGCCCCACCTACCACACTCCTGTGGCGCTGCCTTTGCGGATCCCACTGGGTGAGGCCTCCCCTGTCCAGTTTTGGCCTCATCAGTCCGCTCTAGCATGAAGCAGGGGGTGGGTGTGGAACCCCCCTGGGCATGGGAGATCCTTCACAGTCTTCCAGCCTCAGCGCACCCCACCGCAGCagctcagcatcagaggcaggcCTCGGAGAACATCCACCAGGACACCACTCTGCCCGCCGCCACTCAAGCTGCTTCAGCAGCGGCTCCCAGTCTCACCTCACATCCCAGACTGTGAGGCAATCAGATTGCCTTACAGGATTACTTCGAGACCAGGATGGAGCTCTCTCACCAACCATCCGTCTTCGGCTTCATCTTTGCTCCGCCACTAGGACATTAGACTTTTTATCATGTGGAGTTTTCTGTGTAGAATTGAAATTGATTCCACTCATAAGGTACAAACTGCACAAAGTGTGCTCTTTTTTAAACCGAAAACAGAGCATGAGTATTTTCAACAGCTGGAATGACACAAGATGTTACTGACCCCTGAATTGAATTGTATTTGATAATTAGTCTTTGGCATCAGGGAATCATTTTCTTTGTTCTATTCAGAAAGCTTGGTTTCGTAATCTTTTTACATTGTTCATGAAattagtccttttttaattttcatgTTATCTGTAAATACATGTCACTGTTTACAATGGAACCTACTGTGAGAATCTATAAGTGTTAAGTCAAAAAGTGTTGTTCTTTTCTCATGCAACAATAAAATAATTGTACGGCAGCTGACATCACCTCTCATGAGTGCGTCCCACTCTGAAGTTATAGTATACTGCGGGAACAAGGCTTCGTTGCCGGACATGCAAAATCCAACTATGTATTGAATGACCTCATGTCATCAGCTGAGACAGCATCAAAGCCACATCAGAGTTTGCTGTTGTACATTTATTGTTATCGGCAAAGACCTAGGTAACGCATGCCGAGCCCAAGCAGGTCTTGATCACGACTTCTTGTTTACAACTGTGCATCAAACAGCAACAACTTGATAGACAAACACAAAGGgttaaacaattacaaaaaaaaaaacacctgattgCTAATTAGCCATATGTAACTAAAATCATCATTATCAATTATCAATGTTCGTAATGAAATCCACTTTCAAAACCATGATCATGTAGTAAAATTGAATAGTTACATTTTACATTACATGATTTGAATATAAATAATCTTGGGAACTATTACAGCAACTGTATTAATACAAAAAGTCCTCAATGTACACAATTATATTATTTGTTAATTCAAAGTGTATATTACAATTATGAAGACTGCTACTTTATACAATTCTACTGGCTCACAGATTAGGCTACTCAACAGAATTAATCTTGGGTGCCATTGAGTTAAAGCCAATTGTGATATTTGTCTTAAAAAGTGCCTTACGTTTATAGAGTGGATAGCATTCTTTCAGATAAAATGTGTTCTAGACACATATCAATAGAGACATGTTGTTTTATATGAAACTTTTTACTGCAAAGTTGGCCTGCTCACTTTTGACAAAGTATATTCACCGACACCATGTGGCATTTTTAACAATATCATAATTTGAACAGGATCAAACGGTGTAGTACAAACCAATCTCAATAATCAACCGTTGTCAACTCTTTGCTTAAGCccaagtgggtgggtgagtgagttaaTAACAAAATTAGTGTTGCCTACAATGATCAGAATGGATACTGTGCACCAAATCATACATAATTGTGTGCCAGACCATAGCAAATTGTGGCATACTTGAAATTATGAAATTAACTGGAACACCAATTGGTATGCAATTTTCTTCTCTCTGTTGAATTGCTATATCAGCAGTCTCCTTGCTGATATAGcaatttaaatttatattgttaaaTTGTCATCATCAAACTGCAAACTTAATAGGGGACATCAATGTAGCAACCATCTTTCAAGATATGAGTGAGATAAGAGATCCACCTTTACCCATAATATCACACTTtatgggcaaaagaaaaaaaaacatgattgaAAAATCAAGTACAACTCAAGACATATAGTGACAAAGTAGCAGTGGAAAACAGAGGGGTTAATAACCAAGCCTGAATAATTGCATCATTACAAATGTTCTTCATCCCAAGTCAAACCTTTGGGTTGCAGACACTGAAgatcaaatttatattttgattccCAGTGCCTTGGATGAACACTCAGTTACCCTCTCTGGGATGTTTGTGGATAGCGTCAACACCAAAGTATCAGATATTCTTATATTCACCAATTATGAACttcccaagaaaaaaaaaattaaataaatgttcaTCTGTACTGTGGCTGAAATCTTGATTACATATTGCCCTCATATGATCCAGTATCCTATTTTGTTTCTACACAAAAAATAGTCTCCCTATAAATCGTTTGCTGCATTGGCACTCATTAGCAGACTACAAATGTTGCACTACTGAATTTTGAGAGTGGAGAAATATCTCCCCTATGAGATTTGGGCACCATCTGCTCAAACACTTGCACTACCTCATCTGGACTATATCTAAAATCCTTGAAGTGTCGTGCTAGTGGAAATCCAGCTAAATTTGATTGGATTTGGATGCGATGTTGTAAGATGCGGGCATTTACTTTTTATGTAGTCTGTCCAATATAGATACAAACACATTGGCACCACAGTGCACAGAGCACACTAAAGACATTTCAGCTGGTAAATTGTTTCAGTAGATGCTTTATGTGATCATGCACAAAAAAAGTGTTGCCAGCCAAAAGACACAGGAAATGACCAGCGATAGGTGGAAGAGCCCAACAGAGACAAACTAGTAGGGAACCAGTCAACTGGTAACATAAAACCAACAACAGGATCACAAATGTTTTGTCCtcttttaaaagtaaaaagagCTTTGTTTGGGGTGTCTAAAACAACGCTAGCAAGGTGACATTGTTTATTCAGAAGCTTCTTTATTTGATTACTCTTTGTTATATTGTACTCTAATAATAAGACCAAGAAAGGTAATCTCAGATGAATATTGAGAAATGATTAATTGAATGTCCCCTGACCTGGAGTTTAACCAGATATAGAATAGTTCAAGAGTGGGCAAATCACCAGTCCAAATTAGGAAAATATCACCACTATGTTGTCTTCAATGTGTGATATTCGTGAAAAAGGGGCTTGTGTCAATTGATATATGGTAAGGATATTAAGAAATATCCAAGCAGAGGTTTGCCAGGTACAGAGCAAACCCAGATCCCATAGTTATCCAAAGCAGAAACAATAAAATCTGGGTGGATCATTACTAACCttgtcttttgttaaaaaaaacagtcCTGTTGTCATATAAAGATTAGTGGTTGGTATGTAATTTATAAAGAGATTGTATTTTTAGTATAACAAAGATTTGTATAGCTCAGTCAAAAGCAAAAATCTTTTGAGCTGGTAATCAAATCCATATTATAAATAACATAAGCCCTTGTGGATGATACAAACGTTTGTATGAAtcagtaaaaaaaaacgacagaaagacTCCAAAATAGAACTTCTTCTACATACTAAAAACCTCCTCTGGGGTTTTTGTACTTGTTTGCGAATGTCTGGTATGGTATAGATGGTGGAGATTCTTTGATATTTTTTGCTTATTCATTCATGTTCATTTTTACTAGGAAACCCCACTGATAATGCCTCAGCTGTGACAGTTCTCATCAACTCACTCTGGTGGATCACCTCTGAGATTGGTGTAATACTCTATAACCGATAACTGATACAGAATTTAAGCAGGGTCTTCTACAACAATACCACCTCCCTTATCAGCACATTTGATAATATTGTTATTACTGTTTTAAGATACTAAAGAATTCCATTAATTTTTAGAGATTATATATTTAATACACCATCTCTTCTGGTTCAACAAGTCAATGCCCCTAATAACAATTTGTTCAAGGGTGACCATTTCTAGAAGTACTGTATGAACAGGGAGAGTGAATGCTGAAGGAGGACATAGACCTGTGGCATGCATCCCTGTAAGGAGTTATTATCAAAATAATGTTTAAGTCTAAACACAGAAAATTGTGACTAGGTCTTTCAGTGCTTACAAAAGATATACCATCTCACAAAAGAGAGATTTCTGAAGACATAAGAGCATACATTGACAAACTGAATATGGACGCAATTTCTGGAGAACTCTGTGGGTGCTTTTCAGTATTAGTGTTCAATACATGTAATACTGGCATTGGGTTTGTCTTTTCCCACAGACCTCCTGTTGACAATATCAAATACCACAGTCTCTGCTCATCCCTTTCCCTCCCTTTACCTTGTCCTAGTCTGCCTCTTTCTAACACAAAAAGAAGGGAAGTTGGGGTTTCAATAGTGCAGGCTCATGCCACGGATATAGGTTTGGGCTAGTTACTGCTAGTAACTTTTGGCGAACAGCAGCAATTTAATTTTGGTGAGGTTCAAATTCAGGTAGTTGCTGGAAGTCAGAATTggatgaggtgtagtcagtgtttaATGAATGCAAATCAAGAAATGACGGTTCAAAGTAATTTGTTTAAATTGCCAACATTATTACTAGCTGTGGAATGATAATGGCCAACTAACATCAAACTTGACTCTGAAGGTCCTTTTCACTGCATGCAGAACTCTGGGCTTTTTCCTGAATGGTCTTTTCTAGGATCTTTTTTCAGTGCAGGTGTAGTGAGACCTTCAATAAGGTGATAACAGTCTAGTACTTGAAAGGGTTACTGTTATTTTGACACACATAAGCAGCATTTATATATTCTGTTTTAAATTTGAATGGCCAACCGTTGATTTTAAGTCATGTGGCCAGTGGATATTCATTACTGTAACTCATTTCTATTACAATATTGGATTTCAGCTTTCTCACATTATGCAAATAGACTCACATCATAGATGGTCTCAGCACAGACTTAACGCAACAATTGCACCACCTCTTGATTCAGTTGTCCATGTGCGAATTTAAAGTCCAGCAGGAGTTGTGACTTTTGAGTAAATctctttgcacacttactgcagcaaAAAGGTTTGATCTCAAGTGCTGTTGAAGCTTATTATTATGGTTAAATCACTTCTTAGACTGACTTCAGGAAAATGGCTTTGCTCTTGTGGGTTTTCATGTGGCATTGGAGAGTTGTCTTTAGAGTAAAGCTCCTCGCACACACTGTGCAGTGAAAAGGCTTCTCTCCTGTGTGAATTCGTCTGTGACGTTGAAGGTCACAATGCTGAGTAAAACTCTTCTCACACTCAGAGCAAGGAAATGGCTTTACCCCTGTGTGAATTCGCAGGTGACCTTGAAGATGTGCCTTCTGAGTAAAGCTTTTACCACACTCAGAGCAACGAAAAGGCTTCACTCCTGTGTGGATTCTCATGTGACGTTGCAGATCACAATGCTGACTAAAGCTTTTCTCACACTCTGTGCAGGGGAAAGGCTTTAATCCTGTGTGGATTCTCAGGTGACGACGAAGATCATTATGTTGAGTAAACCTCTTGTCACATGTAGTGCATGCAAAGGGCTTCACATCTCTGTGGATCCTCATGTGACGGTGAAGATTTGACTTCAGAGTAAAGCTTTTTTCACACTTGATGCAGGGAAAGAGCTTTACCCCTCTGTGAATACCCATATGAACTTGAAAAGACTCCTTTTCAGGAAAGCTCAGTTCACACTCTGCACAGTTAAAAAGCGTTTTGTCTGTTTGCACTGTTGGATGCAGCTCAGTTGTGGACTTCAGAGGTGAGACTTCCTTATATTCAGCAGATGAGTGTGGCCCGTTATTACTTGTACTGCTTTCTTTTGACTGCTcaactgaaaacaaaaagaaaacacattataatgtttatttcaaaataataaacaCAGCATGAGGTGGACAAAGTCCTACTACCGAAGTGCTGGGTAATCTATAAACAGAGAGATGACAATAAGACATGCAAAATGCATGCAATAGAAAGTTAAAAGACAGATGGGAGGCTAATAAACTGGATAATTGACAGATGGCAGTCTTGTAACTACGCAGGATGCGACAAAAGGATTTCGTGTGTCCTGTTATAATTGCACTTGTATGGAGCTGCATAGCCATCAGAATCTAAGCACCAAATGGTATGTCACAGAGACAGAAATAGACTCTCCCAGAATCTAGACACAGCCAGACTATAGAAAAAGATTATGTAAATCTGCAAGGTAACTGATATTCACgtttgaatttttattttattttatgtaaatgcacattttctaaaagactgtagtggttcaaaagttAGTGATGCTAACATTTAATGGAGCAGtgcactgtctccagtatcaactgGCTAAAACAGTAAATGCTGCTTTATTTTCCTTCCATTCCCTGGTTTCAATataaaaggaaaatatttttttgggctCGTTATAAAGAAACATGAATCTTTAATGGTCTAATGCTCGTATGAACAAGGTTTTCTTTAGATTTACATATTTTAACCCTATTTTAGCTTAAGATGTAACTTAAACCAGTTGATAAACATAC
It contains:
- the LOC138248863 gene encoding zinc finger protein interacting with ribonucleoprotein K-like; its protein translation is MRTQGSEKVLLTFQDVVACFSHEEWELLHRWQKDLYANVMKEIHQVFLSLGPVIANSVFSLKAIEKEGVCPLDDEDSDRRDSDGLSQSALVSKLDACTTSREAVPCLKDPLKTDRMESPKRFCTERSEHPDPLSTDRIKSLNRLDADRRQSHDALGSDRKESPFPLEIDRRKNYDMLNTSQTDWCKEQELTIVMVSDCIKEEEELYPLAEQNPGNVKNIPSPAVEQSKESSTSNNGPHSSAEYKEVSPLKSTTELHPTVQTDKTLFNCAECELSFPEKESFQVHMGIHRGVKLFPCIKCEKSFTLKSNLHRHMRIHRDVKPFACTTCDKRFTQHNDLRRHLRIHTGLKPFPCTECEKSFSQHCDLQRHMRIHTGVKPFRCSECGKSFTQKAHLQGHLRIHTGVKPFPCSECEKSFTQHCDLQRHRRIHTGEKPFHCTVCARSFTLKTTLQCHMKTHKSKAIFLKSV